In one window of Polaromonas naphthalenivorans CJ2 DNA:
- a CDS encoding DUF2917 domain-containing protein yields the protein MTSFSASHALVGAVQTARFSSQARSCGGSRPAISYTLPAGQAMTVQARESGVLRVGQGRLWVTFSHADRDHRVPAGDHFLGFGESLWLSAGQTVVMESWPEAAPGAEGAGTSACVSWEADAPARLLGGLMAAGWRAATLRPLAGLRHALGLAA from the coding sequence ATGACTTCTTTTTCGGCTTCCCATGCGCTGGTCGGGGCCGTCCAGACCGCCCGCTTTTCCAGCCAGGCCCGTTCGTGCGGCGGTAGCCGGCCGGCCATCAGCTACACCCTGCCCGCCGGCCAGGCGATGACCGTGCAGGCGCGCGAGTCCGGTGTGCTGCGCGTCGGCCAGGGGCGTCTGTGGGTGACGTTCAGCCATGCCGACCGCGACCACCGCGTGCCGGCCGGCGACCACTTCCTGGGGTTTGGCGAAAGCTTGTGGCTGTCAGCCGGGCAGACCGTGGTCATGGAGTCCTGGCCTGAAGCCGCACCAGGCGCAGAGGGCGCTGGAACGTCGGCCTGCGTCAGCTGGGAAGCCGATGCGCCGGCCCGCCTCCTGGGCGGCTTGATGGCGGCCGGATGGCGCGCGGCCACGCTGCGTCCGCTGGCGGGTTTGCGCCATGCGCTGGGCCTGGCGGCATAA
- a CDS encoding BLUF domain-containing protein: MHTTTGLQEIIYVSTLAADAPIRVVADIAVKARSHNQQRHITGLLVFDGMHFCQQLEGCAQEVADLMARIREDPRHHGVAVLHHGPLDQRRFRRFSLGYTSVDDIELLERLQRLQGQAAVEAFVALLSDLDVDG, translated from the coding sequence ATGCATACCACCACTGGCCTTCAGGAAATCATTTATGTCAGCACGCTTGCCGCTGACGCGCCCATCCGTGTCGTGGCGGACATTGCCGTGAAGGCGCGCAGCCACAACCAGCAGCGGCACATTACCGGCCTGCTGGTCTTCGACGGCATGCATTTTTGCCAGCAGCTGGAGGGCTGCGCGCAAGAGGTGGCGGACCTGATGGCGCGAATCCGCGAAGACCCGCGCCATCACGGTGTGGCCGTGCTGCACCACGGGCCGCTGGACCAGCGCCGCTTTCGCCGCTTCAGCCTGGGTTACACGTCCGTGGACGATATCGAGCTGCTGGAGCGGCTGCAGCGCTTGCAGGGGCAGGCTGCCGTGGAGGCTTTCGTGGCCCTGCTTTCGGACCTGGATGTGGATGGGTGA
- a CDS encoding Crp/Fnr family transcriptional regulator — translation MDTLQPGPAPSPPPCKACRLRKTGAFTPVSADEMAFIESFRTSTLNRPAGSTLMHEQKPGGKLFTLYAGWAFRYKTLSDGRRQILNFLLPGDLIGLQQEFSDGAMHGIEAVTDVSLCVFPRDGLWELFRRYPNLGYDITWLAAREEGMVDDNLLSAGRRNAAERVAMLLMHLYRRLERLGLVQDGSVEFPINQQHIADILGLSLVHTNKTMRRLQQLGLHEIRNGRLWLRNPKALQRLADYYDAPLRRAPLL, via the coding sequence ATGGACACTCTTCAGCCAGGTCCGGCTCCCAGCCCACCTCCGTGTAAGGCGTGCCGGTTGCGAAAAACCGGCGCTTTCACCCCGGTGTCCGCCGACGAAATGGCGTTCATCGAATCGTTTCGCACCAGCACCCTGAACCGGCCGGCGGGCAGCACGCTGATGCATGAGCAAAAGCCCGGCGGCAAGCTGTTCACGCTGTACGCCGGCTGGGCGTTTCGCTACAAGACCCTGAGCGACGGGCGCCGCCAGATCCTGAACTTTCTGCTGCCGGGCGACCTGATCGGCCTGCAGCAGGAGTTCAGCGACGGCGCCATGCATGGCATTGAAGCGGTGACCGATGTGAGCCTGTGCGTGTTTCCCCGGGACGGGCTGTGGGAGCTGTTTCGCCGCTACCCCAACCTGGGCTACGACATCACCTGGCTGGCCGCGCGCGAGGAAGGCATGGTCGATGACAACCTGCTGTCAGCCGGCCGGCGCAACGCCGCCGAGCGCGTCGCCATGCTGCTGATGCACCTGTACCGGCGGCTGGAGCGGCTGGGGCTGGTGCAGGACGGATCGGTCGAGTTTCCGATCAACCAGCAGCACATCGCCGACATCCTGGGCCTGTCGCTGGTGCATACCAACAAGACCATGCGGCGCCTGCAGCAACTGGGCCTGCACGAAATCCGCAACGGGCGGCTGTGGCTGCGCAACCCCAAGGCGCTGCAGCGCCTGGCCGACTACTACGATGCGCCGCTGCGCAGGGCGCCGCTTTTATAG
- the glmU gene encoding bifunctional UDP-N-acetylglucosamine diphosphorylase/glucosamine-1-phosphate N-acetyltransferase GlmU, which produces MAIHPLDVVIMAAGKGTRMKSSLPKVLHRLGGRALLAHVLDCAAQLSARQAVVITGHGAMEVEAACARRTGASADLSLKFVRQEPQLGTGHAVQQALPVLPDDGITLVLSGDVPLTQAATLQALLAQCDGQRLALLTLSMADPAGYGRIVRAGTQASAQVRAIVEHKDASEAERAIHEIYSGIMAVPTRLLRRWLARLDNDNVQNEYYLTDIVKFAVADGVAVVAHQITDAAQVAGVNSPVQLAELERVYQQRLATTLMEQGVRLADPARLDVRGQLTCGQDVEIDVNCVFDGRVSLGQGVRIGANCVIANAAIAAGAVIHPFTHIDGEKLGVQVGEGAMVGPFARLRPGANLGAEVHIGNFVEVKNSTLARGAKANHLAYLGDATVGERVNYGAGSITANYDGANKHRTVIEADVHIGSNCVLVAPVTIGAGATVGGGSTITRDVPAGALSVGRGRQVSIANWARPVKKPGV; this is translated from the coding sequence ATGGCAATTCACCCCCTCGATGTCGTCATCATGGCCGCCGGCAAAGGCACGCGGATGAAAAGCAGCCTGCCCAAGGTGCTGCACCGGCTGGGCGGGCGCGCCCTGCTGGCGCATGTGCTGGACTGCGCCGCGCAGCTGTCGGCGCGCCAGGCGGTCGTGATCACTGGCCATGGTGCTATGGAAGTTGAAGCAGCTTGTGCCCGAAGGACGGGCGCTTCAGCCGATTTAAGCCTGAAATTCGTGCGCCAGGAGCCGCAACTGGGAACCGGCCATGCGGTGCAGCAGGCGCTGCCCGTGCTGCCTGACGATGGCATCACGCTGGTGCTGTCGGGCGACGTGCCGCTGACGCAGGCCGCTACCTTGCAGGCGCTGCTGGCGCAGTGCGACGGCCAGCGGCTGGCGCTGCTCACGCTGAGCATGGCCGACCCGGCGGGCTACGGGCGCATCGTGCGCGCCGGCACGCAGGCCTCCGCCCAGGTGCGCGCCATCGTCGAGCACAAGGACGCCAGCGAGGCCGAGCGCGCGATTCATGAAATCTACAGCGGCATCATGGCCGTGCCGACGCGCCTGCTGCGCCGCTGGCTGGCGCGGCTGGACAACGACAACGTGCAAAACGAGTACTACCTGACCGACATCGTGAAGTTCGCGGTCGCCGACGGCGTGGCCGTGGTGGCGCACCAGATCACGGACGCCGCGCAGGTGGCCGGCGTCAACAGCCCGGTGCAGCTGGCCGAACTGGAGCGGGTGTACCAGCAGCGCCTGGCCACCACGCTGATGGAGCAGGGCGTGCGCCTGGCCGACCCGGCGCGGCTGGACGTGCGCGGCCAGCTGACCTGCGGCCAGGATGTCGAGATTGACGTGAACTGCGTGTTTGACGGCCGGGTCAGCCTGGGGCAGGGCGTGCGCATTGGCGCCAACTGCGTGATTGCCAATGCGGCGATTGCCGCCGGCGCGGTGATTCATCCGTTCACCCATATCGACGGCGAAAAGCTCGGCGTGCAGGTTGGCGAGGGTGCGATGGTCGGGCCGTTTGCCCGCCTGCGGCCCGGCGCCAATCTGGGCGCCGAGGTGCATATCGGCAACTTTGTCGAGGTCAAGAATTCCACGCTGGCGCGGGGCGCCAAGGCCAATCACCTGGCCTACCTGGGCGACGCCACGGTGGGCGAGCGCGTGAACTACGGCGCCGGCAGCATCACCGCCAACTACGACGGCGCCAACAAGCACCGCACGGTGATCGAGGCCGACGTGCACATCGGCAGCAACTGTGTGCTGGTGGCGCCGGTGACAATAGGCGCGGGCGCCACGGTGGGCGGCGGCTCGACCATCACCAGGGACGTGCCTGCGGGTGCCTTGAGCGTGGGGCGGGGGCGGCAGGTGAGCATTGCCAACTGGGCGCGGCCGGTTAAGAAACCTGGGGTTTGA
- a CDS encoding Lrp/AsnC family transcriptional regulator, with protein MEQNYADATDIRLLELLQTDASLSNQALAERVHISPPTCLRRVKRLRDAGLIEREIAVLSPDKLAGVLGYGLSAVVEISLDQQGAEWLEAFEARVVADDAVQQCYRVSPGPDFILLVHVADMPGYQALAQRLFTSNANVRNVKAFFSIKRAKFQPKVMLA; from the coding sequence ATGGAACAAAATTACGCTGATGCGACCGACATCAGGTTGCTTGAACTGCTGCAAACCGATGCAAGCCTGAGCAACCAGGCCTTGGCCGAGCGCGTCCACATCTCGCCGCCGACCTGTTTGCGCCGCGTCAAGCGCTTGCGCGATGCGGGCCTGATCGAGCGTGAAATCGCCGTGCTGAGCCCGGACAAGCTGGCCGGCGTGCTGGGTTACGGCTTGAGCGCAGTGGTCGAAATCTCGCTGGACCAGCAGGGCGCCGAGTGGCTGGAGGCGTTCGAGGCGCGGGTGGTGGCCGACGACGCGGTGCAGCAGTGCTACCGGGTGTCGCCGGGGCCGGACTTCATTTTGCTGGTGCATGTGGCCGACATGCCGGGCTACCAGGCGCTGGCGCAGCGGCTGTTCACCAGCAATGCGAATGTGCGCAATGTGAAGGCGTTTTTCAGCATCAAACGGGCTAAATTTCAGCCTAAAGTGATGCTTGCGTAA
- the glmS gene encoding glutamine--fructose-6-phosphate transaminase (isomerizing), protein MCGIVAAVSSRNIVPILVQGLQRLEYRGYDSCGVAVYADGLKRARSTSRVSELQEQVSAEHIQGGTGIAHTRWATHGAPAVHNAHPHFSHGTGAGSAARPGKVALVHNGIIENHDDLRAMLQAKGYVFESQTDTEVIVHLMDSLYDGDLFEALKATVAQLHGAYAIAAFCKDEPHRVVGARAGSPLILGVGVLADNVETFLASDAMALAGVTDQIVYLEEGDMVDLQLGKYWIFDRHQQRAEREVKTVHAHSGAAELGPYRHYMQKEIFEQPRAIADTLEGVNGIVPELFGDEAWRTFKDIDSVLILACGTSYYSGCAAKYWLESIAGIPTQVEVASEYRYRTSVPNPRTLVVTITQSGETADTLAALRHAQSLGMTKTLTICNVATSAMVRECKLAYITRAGVEIGVASTKAFTTQLVGLFLLTLALAQSKGRLPEDEETAHLKALRHLPAALQAVLALEPQVISWSEDFAKKENALFLGRGMHYPIALEGALKLKEISYIHAEAYPAGELKHGPLALVTSAMPVVTVAPHDALLEKLKSNMQEVRARGGVLYVVADADSRIDSSDGVHVIRMPEHYGALSPLLHVVPLQLLAYHTACARGTDVDKPRNLAKSVTVE, encoded by the coding sequence ATGTGCGGCATCGTTGCAGCGGTTTCCAGCCGAAACATTGTTCCCATCCTGGTGCAGGGCCTGCAGCGGCTCGAATACCGGGGTTATGACTCGTGCGGCGTCGCGGTGTATGCCGACGGCCTGAAGCGCGCGCGAAGCACCTCGCGCGTGTCCGAGCTGCAGGAGCAGGTCAGCGCCGAGCACATCCAGGGCGGCACCGGCATTGCCCACACCCGCTGGGCCACCCACGGCGCGCCCGCCGTGCACAACGCCCACCCGCATTTCAGCCACGGCACCGGCGCCGGCAGCGCGGCGCGTCCGGGCAAGGTGGCGCTGGTGCACAACGGCATCATTGAAAACCACGACGACCTGCGCGCCATGCTGCAGGCCAAGGGCTATGTGTTCGAGAGCCAGACCGACACCGAAGTCATCGTGCACCTGATGGACAGCCTGTACGACGGCGACCTGTTCGAGGCGCTCAAGGCCACCGTGGCGCAACTGCACGGCGCCTATGCGATTGCCGCCTTCTGCAAGGACGAGCCGCACCGCGTCGTCGGCGCCCGCGCCGGCTCGCCGCTGATCCTGGGCGTCGGTGTGCTGGCCGACAACGTGGAAACCTTCCTGGCCAGCGACGCGATGGCGCTGGCCGGCGTCACCGACCAGATCGTCTATCTCGAAGAAGGCGACATGGTCGATCTGCAGCTGGGCAAATACTGGATTTTTGACCGCCACCAGCAGCGCGCCGAGCGCGAGGTCAAGACCGTTCACGCCCACAGCGGCGCGGCCGAACTCGGCCCCTACCGCCATTACATGCAAAAGGAAATCTTCGAGCAGCCGCGCGCCATCGCCGACACGCTCGAAGGCGTCAACGGCATCGTTCCCGAGCTGTTTGGCGACGAGGCCTGGCGCACCTTCAAGGACATCGACTCGGTCTTGATCCTGGCCTGCGGCACCAGCTACTACAGCGGCTGCGCGGCCAAATACTGGCTGGAGTCGATTGCCGGCATCCCCACGCAGGTCGAGGTGGCCAGCGAATACCGCTACCGCACCTCGGTGCCCAACCCGCGCACGCTGGTCGTCACCATCACCCAGAGCGGCGAAACCGCCGACACGCTGGCCGCGCTGCGCCACGCGCAAAGCCTGGGCATGACGAAAACCCTGACCATCTGCAACGTGGCCACCTCGGCCATGGTGCGCGAATGCAAGCTGGCCTACATCACGCGCGCCGGCGTCGAGATCGGCGTGGCTTCGACCAAGGCCTTCACCACCCAGCTGGTCGGCCTGTTCCTGCTGACGCTGGCGCTGGCGCAGTCCAAGGGCCGCCTGCCCGAGGACGAGGAAACCGCGCACCTGAAGGCGTTGCGCCACCTGCCCGCCGCGCTGCAGGCCGTGCTGGCGCTGGAGCCGCAGGTCATCAGCTGGTCCGAGGACTTCGCGAAAAAGGAAAACGCGCTGTTCCTGGGCCGGGGCATGCATTACCCGATTGCGCTCGAAGGCGCGCTCAAGCTCAAGGAAATCAGCTACATCCACGCCGAGGCCTACCCGGCCGGCGAACTCAAGCACGGCCCGCTGGCGCTGGTGACCAGCGCCATGCCGGTGGTCACCGTGGCGCCGCACGACGCGCTGCTCGAAAAACTCAAAAGCAACATGCAGGAAGTTCGCGCCCGGGGCGGCGTGCTGTATGTAGTGGCCGACGCCGACAGCCGCATCGACAGCAGCGACGGCGTGCACGTCATCCGCATGCCCGAGCATTACGGCGCGCTGAGCCCGCTGCTGCATGTTGTGCCGCTGCAGCTGCTGGCGTATCACACGGCGTGCGCGCGGGGAACCGATGTGGACAAGCCGCGCAATTTGGCCAAGAGCGTGACGGTGGAGTGA
- a CDS encoding IS5 family transposase: MECGLPVLRLLVQQRALRAPFPGRAAATRHGRGDGRFDLLPGASSFGRRPQNQRPAGHRHHARGPELPKIHAVCDALGNPLRFVLTPGQRHDSKPVPELLDGLQAKAPLADKAYDSDKIVQAAEKRGMQVIIPSRVNREKQRVLDKHRYKTRHLIENLFQRMKAFRRVATRFDKLDIRSLGFVHIAGIMKWLH, from the coding sequence ATGGAATGTGGTTTACCAGTGCTACGCCTACTGGTGCAGCAAAGGGCACTTCGAGCGCCTTTTCCAGGGCGTGCAGCAGCAACCCGACATGGAAGAGGTGATGGTCGATTCGACCTGCTGCCGGGCGCATCAAGCTTCGGCAGGCGCCCGCAAAACCAGCGGCCCGCAGGCCATCGGCATCACGCGCGGGGACCTGAACTACCCAAAATCCACGCCGTCTGCGACGCCCTGGGCAACCCGCTGCGCTTTGTGCTGACCCCGGGACAGCGTCACGACTCCAAACCCGTGCCCGAACTGCTCGATGGGCTGCAGGCCAAGGCCCCTCTGGCGGACAAAGCCTATGACAGCGACAAGATCGTCCAGGCGGCAGAAAAGCGTGGCATGCAGGTCATCATCCCCTCCAGGGTCAACCGCGAAAAGCAGCGTGTCCTGGACAAGCACCGCTACAAGACGCGGCACCTGATTGAAAACCTCTTCCAGCGCATGAAGGCCTTTCGCCGTGTGGCGACCCGCTTTGACAAGCTCGACATCCGATCTCTGGGCTTTGTACACATCGCCGGCATCATGAAATGGCTCCACTGA
- a CDS encoding rhodanese-like domain-containing protein: MASETTELVLPLALDVAREDAREAGLSYAGGVPPAVAWQLFSTGHALLVDVRSGEERKFVGHVPQSLHVPWASGTSLTRNPRFVRELEAKTGGKDAVLLLLCRSGKRSALAAEAAAKAGFTQVYNVLEGFEGEIDEQQHRGAADGWRFHGLPWVQD, encoded by the coding sequence ATGGCCTCTGAAACAACTGAACTGGTTTTGCCTTTAGCGCTTGATGTTGCACGGGAAGACGCGCGGGAAGCCGGCTTGTCTTATGCGGGCGGGGTGCCTCCGGCCGTGGCGTGGCAACTGTTTTCTACCGGCCATGCGCTGTTGGTGGATGTTCGCTCGGGCGAAGAGCGCAAGTTTGTCGGCCATGTGCCGCAAAGCCTGCATGTGCCCTGGGCCAGCGGCACCAGCCTGACGCGCAATCCGCGCTTCGTGCGCGAACTTGAAGCGAAAACCGGCGGCAAGGATGCGGTGCTGCTTTTGCTGTGCCGCAGCGGCAAGCGTTCTGCGTTGGCCGCAGAGGCCGCAGCCAAGGCCGGTTTCACGCAGGTTTACAACGTGCTCGAAGGCTTTGAAGGCGAAATTGACGAACAGCAACATCGCGGCGCGGCCGACGGCTGGCGTTTTCACGGTCTGCCTTGGGTGCAAGACTGA
- the epsC gene encoding serine O-acetyltransferase EpsC — MAVFDIEHIVGALHAVRQDWRESQKRSREPGGRELPSRDALAQVVEALKGALFPMRLGPLDLRQESEDIYVAHTLDSALHQLLAQIRLELTYSARHQMRNGSDLEAEALTTTRSFGAALPEIRKLLDSDVLAAYHGDPAARSVDEVLLCYPGILAMIHHRLAHQLYRLGLPLLARIVAELAHAVTGIDIHPGAQIGASFFIDHGTGVVIGETAVIGQRVRLYQAVTLGAKRFPTDEEGNLQKGLPRHPVVEDDVVIYAGATVLGRVTLGRGATIGGNVWLTHDVPPGGNVTQAVSREAGQGSAARQRP; from the coding sequence TTGGCTGTTTTTGACATTGAGCATATTGTGGGCGCGCTGCATGCGGTGCGCCAGGACTGGCGCGAATCGCAAAAGCGCTCGCGTGAGCCCGGCGGGCGCGAACTTCCATCGCGTGATGCACTGGCGCAGGTGGTCGAAGCGCTCAAGGGTGCGCTGTTTCCCATGCGGCTGGGGCCGCTGGACCTGCGCCAGGAAAGCGAGGACATTTATGTCGCCCATACGCTGGACTCGGCGCTGCACCAGCTTTTGGCGCAAATCCGGCTGGAGCTGACTTACAGCGCACGCCATCAAATGCGCAATGGCTCCGACCTGGAGGCCGAGGCATTGACCACCACGCGCAGTTTCGGCGCCGCGTTGCCCGAGATTCGCAAGCTGCTCGACAGCGACGTTCTGGCGGCCTATCACGGCGACCCGGCGGCGCGCAGCGTGGATGAAGTGCTGCTGTGCTACCCCGGTATCCTGGCCATGATTCACCACCGGCTGGCGCACCAGCTCTACCGGCTGGGCCTGCCCTTGCTGGCGCGCATCGTGGCCGAACTGGCGCACGCCGTGACCGGCATCGACATTCATCCGGGCGCGCAAATCGGCGCGAGTTTTTTCATCGACCACGGCACGGGCGTCGTGATTGGAGAAACCGCCGTGATCGGCCAGCGCGTGCGGCTGTACCAGGCCGTCACGCTGGGCGCCAAGCGCTTTCCCACCGATGAGGAGGGCAACCTGCAAAAAGGCCTGCCGCGTCACCCGGTAGTCGAGGACGACGTGGTGATTTACGCCGGCGCCACCGTGCTGGGCCGGGTGACGCTGGGCCGAGGCGCGACCATCGGCGGCAATGTCTGGCTGACCCATGACGTGCCGCCCGGAGGCAACGTGACACAGGCTGTTTCCCGCGAAGCAGGACAAGGCAGCGCTGCCAGGCAGCGGCCGTGA
- a CDS encoding helix-turn-helix domain-containing protein, with the protein MRPTLVECFGIALRQSREARNWSQEQLAEHSNLNRSYVGEIERGSAIASLATVEKLALALGISPSALVGRGEAVSQANVVRGIRLMAIAC; encoded by the coding sequence GTGAGGCCCACGCTGGTTGAGTGTTTCGGCATTGCCCTTCGTCAGTCGCGCGAGGCTAGGAACTGGTCGCAGGAACAACTCGCTGAGCACTCCAACCTCAACCGCTCCTATGTCGGCGAGATTGAACGGGGCAGCGCGATTGCATCGCTGGCGACGGTCGAAAAACTCGCTCTGGCCCTGGGCATCAGTCCGTCTGCGCTGGTCGGTCGCGGCGAGGCGGTGAGCCAGGCCAATGTGGTTCGAGGGATCAGGTTGATGGCTATAGCATGTTGA
- a CDS encoding IS701 family transposase, which yields MAVGGISMDTVIPVRTNWPEDFQEWLQPFLAVFTRSEQRCWAPLYLQGLLGPGARKSVAPMAERVCPGQTQQLHHFVSSSTWSTAPLEQVLRKKADALVGGKDAVLIVDDTALPKQGKHSVGVKRQHCGVLGKQANCQVLVSLTLARKEVPVPIALRLYLPEDWAQDEARRAAAKVPESITFETKGDIALAQIDAALADGVRFGMVLADAGYGSSAGFRAGLTQRGLRWAVGVQPTQKVYPADVRLDVPADPPVGRPAKHPRPSTPSVSVVQMIETLGSKALRRCSWRSGTKGMLSARFAAVWVCVADGALVSHWQHLPGQAAWLVCEVRSSGERKYYFTNHPADTPRRTLVRAIKARWACEQAHQQLKDELGLDHYEGRSWLGLHHHALLTMMAFGYLQHRRLDSVLQAGKKTGIQCTGTATATIIASGTPGHSRRALSGNLRSVSSLRRHDKPASA from the coding sequence ATGGCTGTCGGAGGGATATCCATGGATACCGTGATTCCTGTCAGAACCAATTGGCCTGAAGATTTTCAGGAATGGCTCCAGCCGTTCCTGGCCGTTTTCACACGTTCCGAGCAGCGCTGCTGGGCACCTCTCTACCTGCAAGGACTCCTGGGGCCGGGCGCGCGCAAAAGTGTCGCACCCATGGCTGAACGTGTGTGTCCCGGTCAGACGCAGCAACTCCACCATTTTGTGTCGTCATCGACTTGGTCCACCGCTCCGCTGGAACAGGTGCTGCGCAAGAAGGCTGACGCTTTGGTAGGCGGCAAGGACGCTGTGCTGATCGTGGACGACACGGCGCTACCCAAGCAGGGCAAGCACTCGGTAGGGGTCAAGCGCCAACACTGCGGCGTACTCGGTAAGCAGGCTAACTGCCAGGTATTGGTATCGCTCACCTTAGCGCGCAAGGAAGTGCCAGTGCCGATCGCCCTGCGGCTGTACTTGCCCGAAGATTGGGCACAGGACGAAGCGCGTCGTGCAGCAGCCAAGGTACCCGAGTCGATTACGTTCGAGACCAAGGGTGACATCGCGCTGGCGCAGATCGATGCCGCGCTGGCTGACGGCGTGCGCTTTGGCATGGTGCTGGCCGATGCCGGCTATGGCAGTTCGGCAGGCTTTCGCGCTGGGCTTACGCAGCGAGGGCTACGATGGGCAGTGGGCGTGCAGCCCACGCAGAAGGTCTATCCAGCTGATGTGCGGCTCGATGTGCCGGCCGATCCCCCGGTGGGGCGCCCCGCCAAGCACCCAAGACCTTCGACGCCGAGCGTGTCCGTCGTGCAGATGATTGAAACGTTGGGTTCCAAGGCCCTGCGGCGCTGTTCCTGGCGCAGCGGCACCAAGGGCATGCTCAGCGCACGCTTTGCTGCTGTGTGGGTGTGCGTTGCTGACGGCGCGCTGGTATCGCATTGGCAGCATCTTCCGGGGCAAGCCGCATGGCTGGTGTGCGAAGTGCGCTCCAGTGGCGAGCGCAAGTATTACTTTACTAACCATCCGGCTGACACGCCGCGCAGGACGCTGGTACGCGCGATCAAGGCCCGCTGGGCGTGCGAGCAGGCGCATCAGCAACTCAAGGATGAACTTGGCCTGGACCATTACGAAGGCAGATCCTGGCTGGGACTGCACCATCACGCGCTGCTGACCATGATGGCTTTTGGTTATCTGCAGCACCGACGTCTGGACAGTGTTTTGCAAGCGGGAAAAAAAACTGGCATCCAATGCACCGGGACCGCCACCGCAACCATCATTGCCAGCGGTACGCCGGGCCATTCTCGCCGCGCTTTGTCGGGTAATTTGCGTTCAGTGTCCTCATTGCGGCGCCACGATAAACCTGCGTCAGCGTGA
- a CDS encoding family 2A encapsulin nanocompartment shell protein, whose protein sequence is MLANATKTTAQLETISPRWLTHLLQWVPVEAGIYRLNKVKNPESIKVKCTAREQEGQLPRTFVDYEENPREFFLNAVSTVLDVHTRISDLYSSPHDQIKEQLRLTIETIKENQESELINNPDYGLLSQVSEEQRIFPLTGAPTPDDLDELLTKVWKEPAFFLTHPLAIAAFGREATRRGTPPPTVSLFGSQFITWRGIPLIPSDKVPVADGKSKILLLRVGDKRQGVVGLFQPGLTGEQGPGLSVRFMGINNHAIASYLISLYCSLAVLTTDALAVLDDVEIGKYHDYADTYK, encoded by the coding sequence GTGCTAGCCAATGCCACCAAGACCACGGCGCAGCTCGAAACCATCTCGCCACGCTGGCTCACCCACCTGCTGCAATGGGTGCCAGTCGAGGCCGGTATCTATCGCCTCAACAAGGTCAAGAATCCCGAGTCGATCAAGGTCAAATGCACGGCGCGTGAGCAAGAAGGCCAGTTGCCGCGCACCTTTGTGGACTACGAGGAAAATCCGCGCGAATTTTTCCTCAACGCCGTCAGCACCGTGCTCGACGTGCATACGCGCATCTCCGACCTCTACAGCAGCCCGCACGACCAGATCAAGGAGCAGCTTCGCCTGACGATTGAAACCATCAAGGAAAACCAGGAAAGCGAGCTGATCAACAACCCCGACTACGGCCTGCTTTCCCAGGTGTCCGAAGAACAGCGAATTTTTCCATTGACAGGCGCCCCGACGCCAGACGACCTGGATGAACTGCTGACCAAAGTGTGGAAGGAGCCGGCATTTTTCCTGACCCACCCGCTGGCCATTGCCGCCTTCGGGCGCGAAGCGACCCGGCGCGGAACGCCGCCGCCAACGGTCAGCCTGTTCGGCTCTCAGTTCATCACCTGGCGCGGCATTCCCTTGATTCCTTCCGATAAGGTGCCGGTGGCCGACGGCAAGAGCAAAATCCTGCTGCTGCGCGTGGGCGACAAGCGCCAGGGCGTGGTCGGCCTGTTCCAGCCGGGTCTGACGGGCGAGCAGGGGCCGGGCCTGTCGGTGCGCTTCATGGGCATCAACAACCACGCCATCGCGTCCTACCTGATCTCGCTGTACTGCTCGCTGGCCGTGCTGACCACCGACGCGCTGGCCGTGCTCGACGATGTCGAGATCGGCAAGTACCACGATTACGCCGACACCTACAAATAA